DNA sequence from the Streptomyces sp. MST-110588 genome:
CGACATGGGTACGGGTTATGACTGTTTCGACACCTTGGCGCATACCCTCGATCCCCGCGTCAAAGGCGAACAGTTGAAGAACCGGCTGTTGTTGAAGGACGGTATGGAACGGGCCGGCTTCACGAATTATCCCAACGAGTGGTGGCACTACACCTTGACACCGGAGACCTTTCCCGACACGTATTTCGACTTTCCGGTGTCGCGGCGGTCGCTCACCGGGCGATGAGCCGGTGTCCGTGTACGGGTCGGTCTTGTCGGCCTACGGTCGGTCTTGTCGGCTGCGGTGGGGCCGTAGGACTCCAGGATGACGGGGGCGGCCAGGGCCGCGCCGATGGCTTGGGTCCAGGCGTGGGGATCGGGGCCGGGGGTCTGCCAGTGGGTGGGGCGGGCGGTGAGCAAGGTGGCGGTGAGCTGCTGCTGGCGGGTCAGGTCACCCGGGGGTGAGGCCGGTATGCGCCGTATGAGGCCGTCGTCCGTACGGTAGGCGTGGGCGATGCGCAGGCCGCGGTGGTGGGCCGGGGCGTCGAGGTGGGTGAGCGCGAGGGCGTCCACTCCCCCGCAGACCTCGGCGGCGTAGGCGTGGGCCGGCGCGTCGAAGTGGCCGGCGCGGAAGGGGCCCTGCCAGCGGCCGTGGCCGTTGTGCCGTTCGGGGACGGCCGTCAGGATGCCGGGGTCCTCGGTGACGAGCGGGCCGGGGCCGTGCCGGGTGGTGTACGTACGGACGACTCCCAGGCGCAGCGCCGCGCGCGGCTGTCCGGCGTCGGCCAGGAGGGACTCGGCGTTGGCGAAGGTGGTGGTGGACCAGGTGGTGTAGGGGTGGAAACCGTGCCATTCGTCCAGGAGGACGCCCTGCGCGCCTTCGAAGACGACCGGTCCGCGGCGCAGCAGCCGGGGCAGGTGGGTGTCGTCGACGAGGGTGACATGGGCGGCGAAGGCGGCGAAGGCGTCCAGGCAAGGGTCGAGCGGCGGGACGTCCGGTGGCAGGGCGCCCGGTGGGCTGCCGAGTTGTTCGGACAGCCGGTCGCGGAGCAGGGCGAGTTTGCGGCGCAGCACCGTACGGGAGAGGCAGTCGCCGGCGGTGGGTGCGTCGGAGGGGTGGGCCAGGGCGTACGCGGCGGTCTCGCCGATGCCCATGCCGCACGAGCCGTGCCGGGCCGGGCCACGGGCCTGCTCGCGGGCCCGGTTGGCCGCGGCGTGGTACGGGGCGGTCAGCAGGGCGCGGCGGTCGACGGTGAGCAGGGACAGCGGGTCGGGGACGCCGAGGGAGGCGAGGTGCCGGGCCTCGGTGGCCAGCGCCAACGGGTCCACCAGCATGTGCCGGGAGAGGTGGGTGGGCACGCCGTGGAAGGTGCCGGATCCGAACTGGGCGAAGGTGTGGTGACGGCCGTCGCCGGTCAGGACGTTGTGCGCGGCCTGGGCTCCGCCGTTGAAGCGGACGACGGCGGCGACCGGCGGGGCGCCTGGACCAGGGGCGCAGAGCCGGTCGACGACGGTGCCCTTGCCCGCGTCGCCGTAACCGAGGTCGACGACGATGGTGTGCATGGGGGGTGCGGTCCTTCGGGGTCAGGGCCGGGTCGCGCCGCGGCGGGGGTGGGTACGGGCAGCGCGGGCCCGGGCCAGGGGGGACAGGGCCCTGCTGACGGTCTCCCCGGCGTCCGAGCCGATGTCGGCGAGGTCGTCGAGTCCCGCGGCGAGGTCGACGGCCTCTTCACCGAGGCCGATGGTCAGCGCGATCGTCTCGCACACCGCGTCGAGGTCGTCCAGTTCGATGACGTTCTGGCCGAGCAGCTTGCGCCAGGTGCCCAGGACGGCCGTGTCTCCGACGTGGGCGGCGCCGGCCGGGAGGATGAAGAACACCTCGAAGCTGCGCCGCAGCTCGGCAAGGATCGCCGGGAGGGGGATGTCCTCCTGGACCGGGTCGCCGAAGACCGCGCGTATCTCGCGCGCCTTGACCTTGCCGTACGGCATCTCGTCACCGATCAGGAAGAGGTAGCCGCGGCGCCCGCGCTTGTCGTGGCAGTCGATGGAGGTGTGCCGGGCCATGGCGTACAGGGCGAGTTCGTAGGACTCGGTCATCTGTCCGCCGCCCCCGCCCTCCAGGAGGATGTTGCCCAGGTCCTCGTCCATCCGGTTGTCGGACTCGAACTGGCCGAGCTGGAGCGGCACCCGGTCACAGGTGGCGTCGCCCACCGCGCCGAAGAGGATCTGCGGGTGTGCGACGTACCCCTTGCTGAGCAGCAGGCCGAACAGTTCGGGCAGCTTGGTCTGCAGGACGCGCGGCACCGATCCCATGGAGCCGGTGACGTCGAAGATGACGGAGATGGCCAGTGAGGTGGGGTGTTCGTCGGAGTCCCGGCTCTCGCGGCGGGTCAGACCCTTGGGGTCCAGGCTGGGGTGTGCCTTCCAGGACTGCCGCGGGGCCGATGCGGTGAGGCGGTCGCTGTAGTCGAAGGCTCCGGTGCCGGTGGCGGCGCGGTAACTCGCCGCCGCGCCGTAGACGTTGGTGGACCAGGTGCCGCTGCCCATGGTGATTCCCCCTTGATGAGTGTGTGGCGGTGCGGTGCGCTGTGACGCACGCGGTATGTGCTGTGTGGTGCGCGGTGTGGTGCTCGCATCGGCGCGCGTCGGCGGGCGGCGCGTGCCGGGACCGGGCCCGCTCAGCGGACGCCGTCCTCCCGTTCCGGACGCAGCAGGGCCGGGTGCAGGAGGCGTGCGTCACCGGCGCGGTAGAGGCGGGCCCGGGGCCGCCGCGCGTTCCGCCCCGGGCCGCGGTCGTCCCGGTGGATTCGACGAAGCCCGGGACGGAGAGGACCTTGCGGTGGAAGTTGCCCGCGTGCAGCGGGCTGCCCCAGATGGACTCGTAGACGCCGCGCAGGTCGGCGATGGTGAACTCCTCGGCGAGGAAGGCCGTCGCCAGCGGGGTGTACTCGATCTTCGAGCGGGCGCGGTCCAGTCCGTCGGCCAGGATCTGCGCGTGATCGAAGGCCAGCGGGAGAGGCGGTCGCGCGGGCGCGGTGCGGGCGTCGGGCCGGGGCACGGAACCACCCCCGTCGATCCCGTGCCCACGGCCCTGTTCATGGGGACGCGGCCGGGCCGTGTCCGGTTCAGTGGAATGACGACCGGCGTCCTGATCGGCCGGACCGGCACCACTGCCGGCATCGGCGCCACTGCCGGCATCCGTACCGCTGCCGGTGCGGGAGGTGCCCGTACCGAGGTCCAGGCCGGCGACCGGGACCCAGGCCGCCGCCGACGCGTCGCCGCCGACGCGCGCCTCGGGGAGGTCGGGGGCGAAGGCGAGGTAGGCGACGGTGACGACGGGCATCCGCGGGTCGCGGCCCGGGTCACCGTACGAACCGAGCTGTTCGAGGTGGACGCGGCCGAGGCCGGTCGCGGCGTCCAGGCCGGTCTCCTCGGCCAGTTCGCGGGCCGCGGCGGCGTCCAGGGACTCCTGTCCGGCACGTACGAATCCGCCCGGCAGCGCCCAGGCCCCTTCGAAGGGCTGCCCGCCGCGCTGGACGAGCAGCACGTGCAGGGTGCCTTGGCGCAGCGTCAGGACGACGACGTCGACCGTGACCGCGATGGCGGGGAACGCTCGCGGGTCGTAGGCCGCGAGGAAGGCGCCCTCGTCCTCGTCGCGGTGTCGCTCCGCGTGCGCGTCCACGTCCACGTTCGCCTCCACTCTTCCCGTCACCCCTGCGGCGTGAGTTGTTCTCATTATGAGTTCTTCTCGGAACGAGAACAACTTAGCACGCGCACCGGGAAAGGGGCGACGGGAGGAGGCGACGGACGGCAGGACCGTCTCCCTGGCAGGGCCTGCCGAGCGCCGGGTAGCGTGCGCGTATGGCTGGTCACGAGTTCGGGTCGTACGAGGAGTTCTGGCCGTACTACGTCGCGATGCACGCGAAGACCGCGACCCGGTGGGTGCACCTGACCGGCACCCTGACGGGTTTGGCGGTGTCCGCGTACGGACTGGCGCGGCGGCGCCCCCGGCTGCTGCTCGGACTGCCGGTCATCGGCTACGGGACGGCCTGGCCCGCGCACTTCCTGATCGAGCGGAACAATCCCGCCACCTTCGGGCACCCGGCGTGGTCACTGCGCGGAGACATGCAGATGATCCGGATGATGCTCTCCGGGCGGGACGCCGAACTGGCGGCGACCGCGGGCAAGTGGCTCGCGGAACACGGACACCAGGACCGCTCGGTGTGACCTTCCGCGTGCGGGTGACGTCCGGCCGTACCGGGGTTCCGCGCCGGGCGGGAGCGTGGCAGACTTTCTGACGCCCCGTCAGCTTTGCGCAGCACACGTGCCGTGCCGTTCGGCGACATCTGTGCGGCGAGTCCTGGGAGGTCTGGGTGGTGGCACGTGCCCGCAAGCCCGTGGTTCCGGGCTGGTTCGGTCAGGACGGCGCGGACTTCCGGCTGCTGGGGACCAGGTGCCGGGCCTGCTGCTCGGTCTTCTTCCCCCGCGAGGACCGCTTCTGCCGCAATCCGGCCTGCGGCGGAAGCGAGCTGGAGGAGATCCCGCTGTCCCGCCGCGGCACCGTCTGGTCCTACACCGACAGCCGCTACCGTCCGCCACCGCCCTATGTGAGCGACCCGGACGTGCCCTGGGAGCCGTACACACTGGTCGCCGTGGAGCTGGCGGCCGAGCGGATGGTGGTGCTGGGGCAGGCCGCGCCGGGCGTCACTCCGGCGGACCTGACGGTGGGTACGGAGGTCGAACTGGTGCCGGGGGTGCTGAACGAGGACGCGGACGCGGACGTCACGTGGACCACGTGGCACTGGCGGCCCGTGGCGGAACGGCCATGACGCGGGGCGCCTCCGCCGGCGGGGACAGGGACATCGCGGTGCTCGGCGCCGGGATGCACCCCTGGGGCAAGTGGGGCCGTGACTTCGTGGAGTACGGGACGAAGGCGGCGCGCGCGGCACTGGCGGACGCCGGCCTGGAGTGGGCGGCGATCGGTTCCGTCGTCGGCGCGGGGACGGTACGCGGCGGCTACCCCGGCCATGTGGCG
Encoded proteins:
- a CDS encoding adenylosuccinate synthetase, producing MHTIVVDLGYGDAGKGTVVDRLCAPGPGAPPVAAVVRFNGGAQAAHNVLTGDGRHHTFAQFGSGTFHGVPTHLSRHMLVDPLALATEARHLASLGVPDPLSLLTVDRRALLTAPYHAAANRAREQARGPARHGSCGMGIGETAAYALAHPSDAPTAGDCLSRTVLRRKLALLRDRLSEQLGSPPGALPPDVPPLDPCLDAFAAFAAHVTLVDDTHLPRLLRRGPVVFEGAQGVLLDEWHGFHPYTTWSTTTFANAESLLADAGQPRAALRLGVVRTYTTRHGPGPLVTEDPGILTAVPERHNGHGRWQGPFRAGHFDAPAHAYAAEVCGGVDALALTHLDAPAHHRGLRIAHAYRTDDGLIRRIPASPPGDLTRQQQLTATLLTARPTHWQTPGPDPHAWTQAIGAALAAPVILESYGPTAADKTDRRPTRPTRTRTPAHRPVSDRRDTGKSKYVSGKVSGVKV
- a CDS encoding DUF962 domain-containing protein → MAGHEFGSYEEFWPYYVAMHAKTATRWVHLTGTLTGLAVSAYGLARRRPRLLLGLPVIGYGTAWPAHFLIERNNPATFGHPAWSLRGDMQMIRMMLSGRDAELAATAGKWLAEHGHQDRSV
- a CDS encoding zinc ribbon domain-containing protein → MARARKPVVPGWFGQDGADFRLLGTRCRACCSVFFPREDRFCRNPACGGSELEEIPLSRRGTVWSYTDSRYRPPPPYVSDPDVPWEPYTLVAVELAAERMVVLGQAAPGVTPADLTVGTEVELVPGVLNEDADADVTWTTWHWRPVAERP